The Agelaius phoeniceus isolate bAgePho1 chromosome 19, bAgePho1.hap1, whole genome shotgun sequence genome includes the window cccctccgtgcaggctgggctcagggccgGGCTCTTGCTCAACCCAAATCCATCTGTGTCAGCCTGGAGCCAGCCGGGATGGCCAGACAGGCACTGAGGACACGGGGCTGTCCCCAAGGACGGCACAGGCGGGGTCACGGTCCCgtcccagggcacacagggacgctgccatcctcatcctcctcctcctcctcatcctcctcctcctgcggCCGGGAGGGACGCGAGGGTGCCCATGCCGGGCCGGGGGTTGTCACCAGCGGTGACATTGCCAGCTGGAACAAAGCCCGGCTGCCACCGCCAGCCTGTCCAGCCCCGGTTCAGTGCCAGGACCGTCACAGAGCCGGGATCTGCGGCCAAAGGTGGCCAAAGGCTCCTCGGTGTCAGCGCTCGGGGCCCCGGCcgagccctgcccggcccctccGAGATTAATGAACCAATCAGGGAGGCAATTAACGGCggagaggagggcagggaggaaggaaccggctgtggggagggcaggagctgggatggggtggggtggggagaCCCCAGGGGTACAGAGGGGGATGTGGACACTGCCCTGGATCTGGGCTGTGGATGCTGCCCTGGATCCTGCAGGGTGTGGATTCTGCCCTTCATACCAGGGGTGGATGCTGCCCTGGATCCCAGATGTAAACACTGCCCTGGATCCTGTGGGATCTGGATCCTGTCCCTGACCCCGGCAGGTTCTGGATCCCGTCCCTGATCCCAGCAGGTTCTGATCCCGTCCCTGACCCCAGCAGGTTCTGGATCCCGTCCCTGATCCCGGCAGGTTCTGATCCCGTCCCTGATCCCGGCAGGTTCTGACCCCGTCCCTGACCCCGGCAGGTTCTGATGCTGCCCCTGATCCCGGCAGGTTCTGGATCCCGTCCCGGATCCCGGCAGGTTCCGATGCTGTCCCTGACCCCGGCAGGTTCTGATCCTGTCCCGGATCCCGGCAGGTTCTGATGCTGCCCCTGACCCCGGCAGGTTCTGATCCCGTCCCGGATCCCGGCAGGTTCTGATCCCGTCCCTGATCCCGGCAGGTTCTGATCCCGTCCCGGATCCCGGCAGGTTCTGATGCTGCCCCTGACCCCGGCAGGTTCTGATCCCGTCCCTGATCCCGGCAGGTTCTGATCCCGTCCCGGATCCCGGCAGGTTCTGGATCCCGTCCCGGATCCCGGCAGGTTCTGATCCTGTCCCTGATCCCGGCAGGTTCTGATCCCGTCCCGGATCCCGGCAGCCCCGGACGCCGCCCCGGGCTCAGGTGGCGGCGCCAGCGCCTCTCCGCCGCCATCCATCAGCGCTGCAGACGCTCCCGATTAGATCTGGCAGGCACCAGCCGGGTCCTGCCGCGCCTCGGGGCGCGGGGACGCTGCCCAGGCTGTTTGTCCGGATAATGAACAGAGAGAGGagcctccccctgcccgggcaTCCCTGAAACGCGGCCAGGCCGCCTCCAGGCACGAATCAGCGGAGCCGCAGAAGCACccggggctgctgggctggagctgggaagggaaaaggcagggaaagggcagtgccagcccgAGTGCCACCCCAGGGACAGAACAGCGCCGTCATCCCCGCCTGTGCTGGCCTTGTCCCCACGGCCACAGGGACAGCGGGGTCCCTCTGAGGGGGCTGGGgtgtcacagagctgctcagggctggctctCCGGAGAGagaccatcatcatcatcatcatcatcatcatcatcatcaccatcaagAAATTCACAGGGATCCTCGGGCTGGCTGCATAGCAAATCCTTCTCTTCTTGGGGGACAGCAGCTGcaccccagcacatcccagtgcatcccagcgcatcccagcccatcccatcccatcccatcccatcccatcccatcccagcccatcccatcccatcccatcccatcccatcccatcccatcccatcccatcccgcccatcccatcccatcccatcccaccccatcccagcccagctccctccatcccagcccatcccatcccagatcCAGGACAAAGGCCAGCTCACCCTACCCCTCTGTTggcatcccagcccagctccttaCAACACTCATTTCCAGGACAGGGGTCGAGAGCTCTGTTTTTCCACAGGGACTCttgtggagcagctgggaagggatggCAGAAAGCTGGGAAAGGTTTTTAAAGCCTCTCTGTGGTCACGTAACCCCCGTGCCTCTCTCCCAGGGGTTATTTTGGCcgtgtgggaaggggctgagtgttcctcctctctccagccctgccagtAAATCGCTTTTCAGCGCTGGGGATGCTTCCCAGGCAAAAGGACAAAGAGGAGTTTATCTGCCAGCACCAAACCAGCTGCTGGTACCGCGTCCCTCCAAAGCAGGGACCACCCAGGGACGCGGAGCACACTCTGCACCGGGCTTTAATTCAGCCCCAAAACCAGGCAGAGTGAACAAACAAATCCCTTCAAAAGGCTCAGCGATGGTTTCCTGactcaggcagctgctgctgccctcctccTGCACGGAGATCAGCTCCTCAATACCCACCGGGCCAtcatttcattaattttatggggtttttaatgaAGATCCGATCTGGGTTCAGCCAGGCTGAACTGGCTGGATTCCCCCAGCTCCCCGGGCCCGGCTTCCCAACGAggtggaagagaaagagaggcagggaggggctggagccctgctgctccccaggcagctccaggagctgggggcACCCTGAGGttcctgagccccctgggctctctgcagctgccagagGCCCCTGCCGGCCAGGCCAGGGTGCTCtgggtgcctggagatggcagAGATTCGGGGAGGCAGCGCTGGGAGTGCCCCAGGCACGGCTGCCGAGGGAAGGACATCGCTGCTGGGCACGGGAAGCAGCCGGGAGAGGACAGAACAGCTCTGGAAAGGTCTCAGGGCACCAAACCCCTCGGCTGGGCTCGATCCTCGGGGATCCGATCCCCTtcaccccccctcccctcccgctATTACCGGGACATTAATTCCCACATCCTCTTCAGCACAAGCAGCTTTTTCCTGCCTCCTAAAGATTAATGAGGCTGATAACGACCCCGCCGGTGCTCCAGGACCTGGTGGCTCTGGATCCGCCTTGGGAAGGGGATGGCGAAGTGAAAACGAGGAGCTCGCGGCCGCGCTCGGCAGCCTCAGCGCGGGGCTCTTTGTTCACTCCTAATTTCCTGCTCTCCATTGTCTCCTGGCCAAGTGATGGGAAGAGGGGCAGGAATGGAGATAATTTAATTGCTCTCAAGATCCCAAACAAACCTCTGTTAGAGGTTATCTGCCCCAAACCTCTCGTTTTTggtcctcctcctccagggagAGGCTGTGGCAGGAGCCACCTGTGCTGCACAAgtccccagagaccccaaatgTTTCAGCATCAccttccagcctggcccagATGGGAGGACCAGCAAGGACCTGCCTTGGCTTGGCCGTGGGGGCAAGATGCCAACTCCTGGGGTCAAGGAATTTCCAGCGTTCCAGGGAGAATTTGGGGATCTCAGAAGCCTTCTGGGTCACCCTCCATTGGGTCACAGCACGCTGCCCTCTCCCCGGTGGCTCTGCAGAAGCTGAGGCCGCGGCTGGAACCAAAATGTAGCGGGACAGtggggaggcagggctggaggcagggtGGGCACGGCAGGAGAGGGAATGGtggtgggaagggcagggcagggtgggcagggcagggtgggcagagcagggagggcagcacagggtggggagagcagggtgggcagcacaaggtggggagagcagggtgggcagcacagggagggcagcacagggtgggcagagcagggtgggcagagcagggtgggcagcacagggtgggcatcccagggtgggcagagcagggagggcagtgtGGGGAAGGtggacagcacagggagggcagagcagggtgggcagagcagggtgggcagcacagggtggacagcacagggagggcagcacaaggtgggcagcacagggcgggcagcacagggtgggcagagcagggtgggcagcacaAGGTGGGCAGCCCAgggtgggcagcacagggagggcagcacAGGGTGGGCAGCCCAGGGTGGGCAGCACAGGGTGGGCAGCACAGGGTGGGCAGCACAGGGTGGGCAGCTCACGCTGGGCAGCCCAGGGTGGGCAGCTCGGGGCTCCTCGGGCTgtccccgccccggccccgcagaGCCGCcccgcgcggggcggggcgcaGCCGGTGCGCTGGTCCAGCGGCGGAGCCGCGCCGGGAGCGGGTGCGCGGAGCCGTGCGGAGCCGTGCGGAGCCGTGCGGGGCGGAACCGAGCGCAGCCCAGCGGGGCACCGGCGCTGCCGGCGCCTCCCCGGTGCtcgccgggccgggccgagccgggccgggccgggaggcggcggcgggagcaGGTGAGCGGCGGGGCAGCACCGCCCGGTGCCCTCTGCAGCGGAgacgcggggccggggctgggggctgagtTCGTCGCCCACCGGAGCCGCCCGGGCTCGTGTCCCGGTGCCggctgggagggaaggggctgcaCCCGCCCAAGGGCCGGGAGAGAAGGAGGCTTTCCCTCGGTGCTCCCGGCATCAGTCGCACCCACCGGGACGCACCCGCTGGATTTGCGGAGTCCTAAAGGCTCCGGGATCGCcagagccaggaggagctgcggCACGCTCGGGGAGGCTGCTcgaggaggggacacagccagatGGGTTGGGAACCCCCCTGCGGGGAGCCTCTCTCCCGCTGAGCTTGGCAGCAGGATGGACAGATCCTCCCCAGGAATCCCTTCATTTCTATTTACTCCCTGATTTCTAGAatcttctcctctctccccagagccagagggagGATGACATCGGGGCTCCTCTGAGCCAGCAGCGCCCAGGGAGAGCCATGGAGTACGAGCTGCCCAACGCCACCGCCTTCTGGTTCTCGCCGGCCTCCCCCTTCGACAACTTCTCCCTGGAGGCGCCCACCAACACCTCCCAGAACGCCACGGGCCAGCACTTCGACCTGACCAGCAACGCCATCCTCACCTTCATCTACTTCGTGGTGTGCATCGTGGGGCTGTGCGGCAACACGCTGGTCATCTACGTCATCCTGCGCTACGCCAAGATGAAAACCATCACCAACATCTACATCCTCAACTTGGCCATCGCCGACGAGCTCTTCATGCTGGGCCTGCCCTTCCTGGCCATGCAGGTGGCCCTGGTGCACTGGCCCTTCGGCAAAGCCCTCTGCAGGATCGTCATGACCGTGGACGGCATCAACCAGTTCACCAGCATCTTCTGCCTGACGGTGATGAGCGTCGACCGCTACCTGGCCGTGGTGCATCCCATCAAATCTGCCAAGTGGAGGCGGCCCAGGACGGCCAAAATGATCAACGTGGCCGTCTGGGGCGTCTCCCTGCTGGTGATCATGCCCATCATGATTTACGCCGGGGTGCAGCACAACCACGGCAGGAGTAGCTGCACCATCATCTGGCCGGGAGAGTCGGGCGCCTGGTACACGGGGTTCATCATCTACGCCTTCATCCTGGGCTTCCTGGTGCCTCTCACCATCATCTGCCTTTGCTACCTGTTCATCATCATCAAAGTTAAGTCCTCGGGCATCAGGGTGGGCTCCTCCAAGAGGAAAAAGTCCGAGAAGAAAGTCACCAGGATGGTGTCCATCGTGGTGGCCGTCTTCATCTTCTGCTGGCTCCCCTTCTACATCTTCAACGTCTCCTCCGTGTCCGTCATGATCGTGCCCACGCCCGTCCTCAAGGGCATGTTCGACTTCGTGGTGGTGCTGAGCTACGCCAACAGCTGTGCCAACCCCATCCTCTACGCCTTCCTGTCCGACAACTTCAAGAAGAGCTTTCAGAACGTGCTGTGCCTGGTGAAGGTCAGCGGCATGGACGAGGCCGACCGCAGCGACAGCAAGCAGGACAAATCCCGCCTCAACGAGACCACGGAGACGCAGAGGACCCTGCTCAACGGCGACCTGCAGACGAGCATCTGAGTGAGGCACGGCGGGGTTTGTCCTGCCTGCGCCCCTCCCCGGCTGCGGCAGGGGGTGGCACCGGGGTCAGGGCAGCAATGCCACCTGCGGGCATGGCTGCGAACGCCCCGTGGCCTCGGGGCTCctctctgctgggctggctctcGAGTGCTGGGAAGGATATAGGGGTCAGGAGGAGCCGCCTCGCCAGCAAAACAAAGACAACTCGCGGCGACACCAAAGTGCCGCCACAAGTGGGCACAGGTACGGCCGGGGTCCCCCGTGCCACCCTCGGGGCCGGCTGGCTTTGGGGCTCTGCCCCTGGACGCAGCGTGGGACCTCAGGAGGAGCCGAGGCCACAGGTGTGTGACAGCACGGGGACGCACCTGGTGGGATCGCCCGGCGAGTGTCGCCTCCCCTCCCGAGGCGACCAGGATGTTCGGGATTGCGTTTTCCCCGGTTAATCCTTGCTGTGCCGCGTGTCCTGCCGCAGCCCTCTGCCCGGAGGGGACACGCCAGCGCGGAGGGGACATCCCCACGGGAAGCAGCCGTGCCCCTCTGACGCCGCCCTGCCGTGCCCCGCCGCTGCCGAGCCCTTTCCCTGGCCCTGCCGCAGATTTTCTGCTCGGATGGAGAATtttccccctttgccctccccGGTGGCCGCTGCCCCTCCCTCGCTCCCTCCGGCCGGTCCCACGCTGCGCCGGGCACCGAGAGCGCTCCGCTCCCTGCTGGGAAAGCCTTGGAAGTGTTTGGGCGGCGGTGACACCCTGGAGAAGCCTGGCACGGGCTGCCAGCGGCTCCTGCACCCGGCTCACGCCGGGGTCTGTCCGGCCTCGGCTCCGAGGATCTCGGGGCTgacacctccctgctccttccaggcAAGTCACGCCGGAGGCAGGGGCGATggagaggatggggatgggCGGGGGGGGCTGGAGACTCGCTCCCCACCCTTGTCCGAGCCGAAGGGAGCGGGCGGAGCAGACAACGGGGCTGCCAGCAGCCGGGAATCCATCCCCTGGATCCTGTATGGGGCAGGGCAGTACGGATCCATCCCCTGGATCCTGTATGGGGCAGGGCAGCACGGATCCATCCCCTGGATCCTGTATGGGGCAGGCCAGCACGGATCCATCCCCTGGATCCTGTATGGGGCAGGGCAGCACGGATCCATCCCCTGGATCCTGCACTGGGCAGGGCAGCACGGATCCATCCCCTGGATCCTGCACTGTGTGAGGGCAGCACGGATCCATCCCCTGGATCCTGTACTGGGAAGGGCAGCACGGATCCATCCCCTGGATCCTGCACTGGGCAGGGCAGCACGGATCCATCCCCTGGATCCTGTATGGGGCAGGGCAGCACGGATCCATTCCCTGGATCCTGTATGGGGCAGGGCAGCACGGATCCATCCCCTGGATCCTGCACTGTGTGAGGGGCGGCGGGGCTGGCCCCACACCCGCTCCATTTGCCTTCCCAAGACTGTCCCGAAGCTttcagctctgtccctgtcctgtccctggctgccctcccagccccaaaGCCGGGCTCTGACCCCTCCCCAAGCCCCTCCTTGTCCAGCGCGGCgggagctgcagggaaagcccaggggagagggagaagcGGCGGCTTCCTGGCGGAGCAGCAGCGCGGGGCTGTGCCAGAGGCCGGATCCGTTCGCAGGCCCCTGCTGCACAGCCGAGCCGTGGGAACGGGGGTTTGGGTGGAGAGAGCTCGCCCTGCCCCGTGCCCCCGCCCTGGTGCCACCATCGCCGGCAGAACGGAGCCTGCAGCCCGCAGCACTAACGGGGtgggaggagaggctgcagcagcaggggccaCCTGCCTGCGGTGCCACTTGCTCAGccgggccgtgctccatcccaaACTTCGGCTCTGGCTGGAATTTGCCCATGGCTGTGCCCAGCTTCTGCCGCAgatgccagcctgggccaccccatcctgctgtgccacccctgccagctCCCAAAAAGGGCTCAGTGCCAGGCTACCTGCTCCCGGCTCTGTTGGACGCTGCATTTACTGCAAGACAAAGCAGAGCCATGTGAGCGATTGTTTGCTTTTAACTCTTTCCTGCTCCTCCGAGGAACAGCGCCAGCGCTCAGGTGCCCGTGTGTGgcacctccctgtcccctggctggGCACGGAGGTGGCAGCGCGGCTGAGCCCGGGCTCGGGGCACGGCTGCAGGAATTGCAGCAGCTCCGGGGCACGGGGAGAGCTCCGGGagggccgggagcggggctgggctcGGTGTCATCGCCGCAGCGATGCGTCAGTGCCGCCGCCGTGGGCACTCGGAGGGGGCGGTGTGTGCGCCGAGGGCGGGCGTGCGATGGGCAGGGGGATGTGAGAGTGATGGGGAGGGGATGTGTGAGTGATGAGGAGGGGGCTGTGTGATGGGCAGGGGCTCTGTGAGTgatggggaggggctgtgtgatgGGCAGGGGATATGTGAGTGATGAGGAGGGGGCTGTGTGATGGGGAGGGGGATATGTgagtgctggggagggggataTGTGAGTGATGACAAGGGGGATATGTGAGTGATGACAAGGGGGATGTGTGAGTGATGGGGATGCCTGATGTGGAGGGGGATGTGTGGAGCCCCCAGAACtcacctgcagccaggccaaACCCGATTTGACCCCATCCCAGCCGTGTCCGTGCAAGCCCTGCCACCAAAATCCCCATGGATGAGGGGGGgacccctgctcccagcagctgcacctcCCTCTGCACTGGTTTGTTGTGATTAACCCCGGGAAAATGCAGAAATCCTGGGAATTCCCTGCCCAGGTCAGCTCTGTCCCGGCAAAGCCCCAGGCAGTGACGCTTTGGGTGCTCAGAGTGGGATCTGAAATGTGTCCCCGCTTTGCTGGGATGGGGatcaggggctgcaggtgagggCTGAGGGGCATggggcactgccaccaccaTCCCAAAGGCCACCGAGGCAGGATGCAGCGGGGCAGGGGCACCAGGGCTCTCCTTGGCCGCCTTTCCACAGCTCACCGAGGAAAAAAAGGGCAGGAAAGCAAAATGTGCCgagagggagctgcagccacggcccagcagtgctgtaaaagcagcaaaataaaaccTTCTGCTGTTCATTGCTGACTAATAAACAtcagccccgctgctgctgctgctgctgccgccagTAATGAAGTTTTTCTTCCCAGCCACTTGATTTTAGTGGGAACTTGACCTCAGATTGGatctgctctgctcaggctgctgctgctgggatgaggAATCTCTGCTGGTGACTGCAGAGCCAAGAGACTGAGCCTGCAAGTGCttcacacacagcccagccctgggcagcagggagtggtggcagctcctgcctggagaggcagggagggcattttcccaaatcccaggggTTGGGAAGCACGGATTGGGGTGTGCCACAagctccctgggctgcctggagctgggtcactccagcaccagcctgacattCCCAGTGAGGCCTCCCCAAAACCTGGGAGAACCAATTCCCCTTTTCCTCAGGGTGCCACAaactccctgggcagcctggagcagggggcTCGGTGATTCCTGAACCAATTCCCCCTTTCCTCAGTGTGCCACAagctccctgggctgcctggagcaggggccTGGATCACTCCTGAACCAATTCCGCTTTTCCTCAGGGTGCCACAagctccctgggctgcctggagcaggggccTGGATCACTCCTGAACCAATTCCGCTTTTCCTCAGGGTGCCACAAGCTCCCTGGAGCAGGGGTCTGGATCACTCCTGAACCAATTCCCTCTTTCCTTAGTGTGCCAcaagctcctggagcaggggccTGGGTCACTCCTGAAGCTTTCCAGTCCCAGCGAGGCCTCCCCAAAGCCTGTGGGAACCAattctcttttcctcctctccacTGCTTCCCCAGAGAGGCTGAGGGGTGGCCCCACAGCTGCCCAGTCCCACGGATGCACCTGCATGGGgacatccctgctgtcccctccctcaGCGCCGCGTCCCCTCGGACCCAGCCTGGGTCTGGGcactctgctgtgctccagagccaAATCCTGCTCaggtgggcaggaggggctggggctggaccCAAAACCTTCCCAGAGCatctctgcagctccttgtgTTGGCTCCACGTTGCCTTGGACTGAAATCATCTCCTGACCTGCACTGCTGCGTGTGCGAGGgtttcccctccctgccacgATGGGAAGAGCTTTGTCTCTGTGGGACACTGAGAGCTCCAGAActgcccagctccccatccCAGGCAAGGAGAGCTCCCAGACTCCGATCCAGCCTCAGAACTGATCCCAAACTGCTCAGGGAGagcctccatcccctccctgctgctgctcccgggGGGAATCACCAGCAAaggacacagcagagcccagagctgccttcctgctgctgctgccagcccagggcagccctgcccttccctgccagcctctgACACCCAGCCTGAGGGATTCCAGCTccactccctgcctgctgcagggcctggacTGCGAAAAGCCAGGAGAGGAGAGCCAGCCTGGGAGGATCCTCCTCTTGTACAAACATTTCGTATTTCTAAGAATCGAAACTTAAAATTCCATCACTCCTCCGGCTCTGTCCTGACCAGGAGATGCTGAGGGATGCAAAACCTGGCCACTCCCTctatccatccctccatccatggATTCCATCCCTCTATCCATGGattccatccctccatcccaccccacacCATGTCTGATTGTAAATACATGTAAATTGTATATTCTGGGTGTGCCCAGGGGGGGTTTTCTCTTCACtcacacagccccacagggcacCCTTGGCTCCCTCCCCGTGTGCCAGGGGGTTGGTGGCACCAGGAGGTACCACGGAGGCTGCTGCCACTCTGCCAGGTGACTTTTGCAGGGCAAGGGGGGTGAAGGGAGGTCTCTGTTCCCTGCAGggcccccagcagccctgtccaCCCCCTGTGTCCGTGTCCTGTCAGTGGCTCTGTGGTGACCAGGCCGTGCCCAGGccgtgtccctgctcccagccccgtTTTCCTCCCTGGCAATCATTCCTCAGTGCTCCAGTGTGGGACTGAGCCTCCCTGCAGCAAAGGTTCCTGACTGCCACAGGGAGGGAAATAAAGGATTTTCCTACAGTTTCTGGTTGTTTGTGTGTGTTGGAGCAGTGGGATATGAGCCAGGCTCGGGCACCTCCCTGCAAGGGCATTCCAGAATTGTTCAGGCTGGAAAACCCCTCAAAGATCTGAGTCCAAccttggcactgcccaggccaccactgcctctgtccccaggtgtgacacatccacacagctttaAATCCCTTaattcagggatggggaatccccAATTTCCCTGTCCCCACGTGTCACATCCACACAGTTTTAAATCCCTTAATCCAGCAATGGGGAATCCCCAATTTCCCTGTCCCCACGTGTCACATCCACACAGTTTTAAATCCCTTAATCCAGAAACGGGGACTCCtcaatgtccctgtccccaggtgtcacatccacacagctttaAATCCCTTAATCCAGCAGTGGGGAATCCCCAatttccctgtccccaggtgtcacatccacacagctttaAATCCCTTATTCCAGCAATGGGGACTCCCCCACTGccctttccatgcagaaattcctcctgatgtccatcctgcccctgccctggacaGTTTGAGGCAGTttccccctgtcctgtccctgggagcagaaTTTATCAACTCCTATAAACAAAAAGttcagctctgagcagctgtgcagcccagcagcaccaacaCTGCCCACGCAAATAAACCAAACTGCTCCAAAACACCTGggattctttttcttcccatctCAATTTCCAGCACAAACAGGATTTTAATACAACATCCGAGCCCACCTGCTCTGCTTGCAGGTTGCTCAGAGCGGTGTTTTTGGAAGGGAAGGATGGGCAAACACCCCCAGCCCGGTTCGAACCAAGCAACCCAAAGTGCCCTGAGGGCGAAACATCCCGGGGTGTGTGGAGGGACAGCGGCACCCGCAGGCCGCGGAGCCCGACCCGTTTCCCGGGAAAcggggaagaaaaagaaaacgcgataaaataaataaacaaactataaa containing:
- the SSTR2 gene encoding somatostatin receptor type 2 — translated: MEYELPNATAFWFSPASPFDNFSLEAPTNTSQNATGQHFDLTSNAILTFIYFVVCIVGLCGNTLVIYVILRYAKMKTITNIYILNLAIADELFMLGLPFLAMQVALVHWPFGKALCRIVMTVDGINQFTSIFCLTVMSVDRYLAVVHPIKSAKWRRPRTAKMINVAVWGVSLLVIMPIMIYAGVQHNHGRSSCTIIWPGESGAWYTGFIIYAFILGFLVPLTIICLCYLFIIIKVKSSGIRVGSSKRKKSEKKVTRMVSIVVAVFIFCWLPFYIFNVSSVSVMIVPTPVLKGMFDFVVVLSYANSCANPILYAFLSDNFKKSFQNVLCLVKVSGMDEADRSDSKQDKSRLNETTETQRTLLNGDLQTSI